The Haloplanus sp. CK5-1 genome contains a region encoding:
- a CDS encoding PD-(D/E)XK nuclease family protein — MSSESLSPSRLANYATCPRLYDYRYVQDVNTPDRTELYLNQGTIYHETIEDVCDVTERDDDAETIHDRAMDVFAAKWAEHSNSDDYESDAHQEYQRRENRAAVEAFFDPDGGDGIEHARHSVATECWVECERDGRGLHGKADNVVRTDEGLHVFDYKRNTSGVLSSGTAEYLGEHRDGEAHEPKRVRNAFQTATYIEGVKNEPFYEDGMTVRFSFYGLLNSTSFESTPAGYEVSARGYPRETTEIYAEHYDTIWELIRAAHDGITGEAYEPEPFDLITDEACPDCDYREMCADRLSTEVRR, encoded by the coding sequence ATGAGCTCCGAATCGCTCTCCCCGTCGCGGTTGGCGAACTACGCGACGTGTCCGCGGTTGTACGATTACCGGTATGTACAGGATGTGAACACACCGGATCGTACGGAGCTGTATCTCAACCAAGGGACGATCTACCACGAGACTATCGAGGACGTGTGTGATGTGACTGAACGTGATGATGATGCAGAGACGATTCACGACCGCGCGATGGACGTTTTTGCGGCGAAGTGGGCGGAACACAGCAACTCGGACGACTACGAATCCGACGCCCATCAGGAGTACCAGCGGCGTGAGAACCGGGCTGCCGTCGAGGCGTTCTTCGACCCGGATGGTGGTGACGGGATCGAGCACGCGCGTCACTCGGTCGCCACGGAGTGCTGGGTGGAATGCGAACGCGATGGCCGCGGCCTCCACGGGAAAGCTGACAACGTCGTTCGGACGGACGAGGGGCTACACGTATTCGATTACAAGCGGAACACGAGCGGAGTCCTCTCGTCCGGGACGGCCGAGTATCTCGGCGAGCACCGCGACGGAGAGGCACACGAGCCAAAGCGTGTGCGGAACGCGTTCCAGACGGCGACGTACATCGAGGGCGTGAAGAACGAACCGTTCTACGAGGACGGGATGACGGTTCGGTTCAGTTTCTACGGCCTGCTCAACAGCACGTCGTTCGAGAGCACTCCAGCCGGGTACGAGGTGTCTGCCCGTGGATATCCACGAGAAACCACGGAGATCTACGCGGAGCACTACGACACGATCTGGGAGCTCATCCGTGCCGCGCACGACGGCATCACGGGTGAGGCCTACGAGCCGGAGCCGTTCGACCTCATCACCGACGAGGCGTGCCCGGATTGTGACTATCGAGAGATGTGTGCTGATCGCCTGTCGACGGAGGTGCGACGATGA
- a CDS encoding ATP-dependent DNA helicase, which produces MSDETEYPSWFPVPEEDVSPEPQQREIINSDAYPMRVLAGAGTGKTFTMVRKIEHLIDEEDVSPDRILALTFTNNAADSMREKLNAKLGTAGYDIDAYTYHSICNEILADYAYEAGIDPDFEVATDAEKYAIVLDVLDDIEYRSVKPNVYGSDGYVSGAASNLLNFIGSMKRSGITPEDVDAFLGPADRVYDLADLPERVEAIASDHLGGRSVASVLDSLPEVRDELTAERDGLGTDGIEASVRDLLDRLVDLCDALETAFQAHEAGERDLPDNAYKLPKYLFGGYASGAPKGIPDDLALELTDHLDSFVSDCLTARDLTAGYAAYERELDERNLIDFDGLVVETAALMDSSVGEEIAERWDYVFCDEFQDTDRLQFDLVTSLVTDDNLFVVGDDDQAIYEWRGANVGNITDELDRAFAALTDEPLEENFRSRQPILNLANEAIRKLDHRERHKTLTRVDEPAYDGDTVATVELPDEDDDSDGPPQLRTVVQNLLSGAAETLDEAYDPGDIALLVRKNDHATPVIEEFEDAGIPYQVAGDLATESVGVGTVTAYLKALARPEDEVSWNRILLMRYRLCDADLRTLNAGDDPLVDTLRETPLDEFEEPDRIAEAREHATELLDIRDSASLSHLYRELTDRTNIEWYLSEQERRDLIQLEDVIEGYGDSAVQPPLTPEFIDSLEHYDSLFDESGTTPTSQPDVADDAVNVMTIHKSKGLDFPVVLIPQVTADEWAPSSRTYDALETSLSDGPEAAFAQDFVERDARETRRVFHVGITRAEDILVLQGGSDEGDDAADENTVSELVDEILPSRIPWQPERGQLPLWTDVQECLPDDAVDWTNTLANETIGSIGGTVRHDGEELAVGVARDRVLNLTTATLDGSLSPRAEREILQVGSLTGPSTPSPSLSHSYTSLAAYEECPRSHHLDYVVNAFPDYQETEATSDAKGGVSQREIGLLFHDTAEQAANQGVERREEWYEICERLASQRRADDALSAAKQCINRYFELDLPSYEIIDAEREFELTIDGHELVGYIDAVYRTPDDELVVIDYKATERHRDLENDKQLPIYLLACRDLYDEPVARAGYAYVGDIGPKVESRTFSESDLEAVRDDVTSSMNDIAEFSFSRYTSGEHCRWCQHNQLPCAPASFTVGPGSEE; this is translated from the coding sequence ATGAGCGACGAGACGGAGTACCCGTCGTGGTTCCCCGTTCCGGAGGAAGACGTGTCCCCGGAGCCCCAGCAACGGGAGATCATCAACTCCGACGCGTACCCGATGCGCGTGCTCGCCGGTGCAGGGACAGGGAAGACGTTCACGATGGTGCGGAAGATCGAGCACCTCATCGACGAGGAAGACGTCTCGCCGGACCGGATTCTCGCGTTGACGTTCACGAACAACGCGGCGGACTCGATGCGGGAGAAACTCAACGCGAAACTCGGGACAGCAGGGTACGACATCGACGCGTACACGTACCACTCGATCTGTAACGAGATCCTCGCCGACTACGCCTACGAAGCCGGGATCGACCCGGACTTCGAGGTCGCCACGGACGCCGAGAAGTACGCTATCGTACTGGACGTTCTCGACGACATCGAGTACCGGTCGGTCAAACCGAACGTGTACGGCAGCGACGGGTACGTGTCCGGAGCCGCGTCGAACTTGCTCAACTTCATCGGGTCGATGAAGCGCAGCGGCATCACGCCCGAGGACGTCGACGCGTTCCTCGGGCCCGCCGACCGCGTCTATGACCTCGCCGACCTGCCGGAGCGCGTCGAAGCAATCGCCAGCGACCATCTCGGTGGCCGGTCCGTGGCAAGCGTGCTGGATTCACTTCCCGAGGTGCGCGATGAACTCACCGCGGAACGCGACGGGTTGGGAACGGACGGGATCGAGGCCAGTGTTCGGGATCTCCTCGACCGGCTCGTCGACCTGTGTGATGCGCTTGAGACCGCGTTCCAGGCCCACGAAGCTGGCGAGCGTGATCTGCCGGACAACGCGTACAAACTCCCGAAGTACCTGTTCGGCGGATACGCAAGCGGTGCTCCGAAAGGGATCCCGGACGATCTGGCTCTTGAACTCACGGACCATCTCGACTCGTTCGTTTCCGACTGCCTTACTGCCCGAGATCTCACCGCCGGGTACGCGGCGTACGAGCGAGAACTGGACGAGCGAAATCTCATCGACTTCGACGGCCTGGTGGTCGAGACGGCTGCGCTGATGGACTCGTCGGTCGGCGAGGAAATCGCCGAGCGGTGGGACTACGTGTTCTGCGACGAGTTCCAGGACACGGATCGTCTCCAGTTCGACCTCGTCACGTCACTCGTCACCGACGACAACCTGTTCGTCGTCGGCGACGACGATCAGGCGATCTACGAGTGGCGCGGCGCGAACGTCGGAAACATCACCGACGAACTCGACCGCGCGTTCGCGGCGCTCACGGACGAACCGCTGGAGGAGAACTTCCGCTCCCGACAGCCGATTCTCAACCTGGCAAACGAGGCGATTCGGAAACTCGACCACCGTGAACGGCACAAGACACTCACTCGCGTCGACGAACCCGCGTACGACGGCGACACCGTCGCTACCGTCGAACTACCGGACGAAGACGACGACTCGGACGGGCCACCCCAACTTCGGACCGTCGTCCAGAACCTACTGAGCGGTGCAGCAGAAACCCTCGATGAGGCGTACGATCCAGGCGACATCGCGTTACTCGTCCGGAAGAACGACCACGCCACTCCCGTCATCGAGGAATTCGAAGACGCCGGCATCCCGTACCAAGTTGCTGGGGATCTGGCCACGGAATCGGTCGGCGTCGGCACCGTCACCGCCTACCTGAAGGCACTCGCACGGCCCGAAGACGAGGTGAGTTGGAATCGCATCCTCCTAATGCGGTACCGGCTCTGCGACGCGGACCTCCGCACGCTCAACGCGGGCGACGACCCGCTCGTGGACACACTGCGCGAGACGCCGCTCGACGAGTTCGAGGAGCCCGACCGCATCGCAGAAGCCCGTGAGCACGCCACGGAACTGCTCGATATTCGTGATTCGGCGTCGCTCAGCCATCTGTACCGCGAACTCACGGACCGCACGAACATCGAGTGGTATCTCAGCGAGCAGGAGCGCCGGGATCTCATCCAACTGGAGGACGTCATCGAGGGGTACGGGGATAGTGCCGTCCAACCTCCGCTGACTCCGGAGTTTATCGACTCGCTCGAACACTACGACTCCCTGTTCGACGAAAGTGGCACCACACCCACGAGTCAGCCGGACGTCGCCGACGACGCGGTCAACGTGATGACCATCCACAAAAGCAAGGGCCTGGACTTCCCGGTCGTCCTCATCCCACAAGTTACCGCCGACGAGTGGGCACCAAGTTCACGCACGTACGACGCGCTCGAAACCAGCCTCTCGGATGGCCCAGAAGCAGCGTTCGCGCAGGACTTCGTCGAGCGTGATGCTCGTGAGACCCGCCGCGTGTTCCACGTCGGGATCACGCGAGCCGAGGACATCCTCGTCCTGCAGGGTGGCAGCGACGAAGGTGACGATGCTGCGGACGAGAACACTGTTTCAGAGCTGGTTGACGAAATACTCCCATCTCGAATCCCATGGCAGCCGGAGCGAGGACAGCTCCCGCTTTGGACCGACGTCCAAGAGTGTCTCCCGGACGACGCAGTAGACTGGACGAACACGCTGGCCAACGAGACCATCGGAAGTATCGGCGGTACCGTCAGGCACGATGGGGAAGAGCTCGCGGTTGGGGTTGCACGCGACCGTGTGCTGAACCTGACAACGGCCACTCTCGATGGGAGTCTCTCACCGAGAGCCGAGCGGGAAATCCTCCAGGTTGGGTCGCTGACTGGCCCGTCGACACCGTCGCCGTCGCTCTCTCACAGCTACACGTCGCTGGCGGCCTACGAAGAATGCCCACGGAGTCACCATCTGGACTACGTGGTCAACGCGTTCCCCGACTATCAGGAGACCGAGGCCACGAGCGATGCGAAGGGAGGTGTATCGCAACGTGAGATCGGATTGCTGTTCCACGATACCGCTGAGCAAGCCGCGAATCAAGGGGTGGAACGTCGTGAGGAGTGGTACGAGATTTGCGAGCGACTCGCCAGTCAGCGCCGCGCTGACGACGCTCTCTCGGCGGCAAAACAGTGTATCAATCGGTACTTCGAGTTAGATCTCCCCAGTTATGAGATCATCGACGCGGAGCGAGAGTTCGAACTCACTATCGATGGGCACGAACTCGTCGGCTACATTGACGCGGTCTACCGGACACCTGACGACGAACTGGTCGTCATCGACTACAAGGCGACCGAACGTCACCGCGACTTGGAGAACGATAAGCAACTCCCGATCTACCTGTTAGCGTGCCGTGACCTGTACGATGAGCCTGTCGCACGCGCGGGATATGCCTACGTCGGTGACATTGGGCCGAAAGTCGAATCCCGAACGTTCAGCGAAAGTGATCTGGAAGCAGTCAGAGATGACGTGACGTCGTCGATGAACGATATTGCTGAGTTCTCGTTCAGTCGGTACACTTCGGGTGAGCACTGCCGGTGGTGTCAGCACAACCAACTTCCCTGCGCGCCGGCCTCGTTTACCGTCGGTCCCGGGTCCGAGGAGTGA